Genomic DNA from Dysidea avara chromosome 10, odDysAvar1.4, whole genome shotgun sequence:
AAGCGCCGGTCAAATACGCATTTAGGATTATTGTCTAGCCACAAGGTATACTCCAGCAAGGACTGTACTGAAATGCCTACAACAAGTCAACAGCGTTGTGAGAACTTATTATAATTGTTTTGCTCAGTTAGTTAAACTCTTCAACATGGCCTACTTTTGTGAATTTTTGTTGTGAGGTAGCTTGGTTGCTTTGATGAACACTATTTAAAAGAAATGCATGATATTTAGATTATTAAAATGCATTATTTGTGACCatgcagatttgcaaaaaggtacccttTTCACAGACAAAAAGTTGACCTATTTTTTTtcaactttgaagcttcataattGATTTTTCCATGAGTGTATAGATTCAGTATCTGGCATTTTGATCATTGATCACAATACCATGTTGTGTACACTGCTATCATTACAACATTTGTACATGCAAGTATTTGTGATTGTGTCACACCAACGTGTAGCATTAATTAGATACATCCTGTAGTCTCCAATGACAAAAATTACGCCTAGAAAAAATCCACCTCTGTGTTACAGGAGATTAAAGTAAGATAGAGAAACTATGTAGTTAGACTATAAACACACTACTCAGTATGCTGCAGGGGAGTGCACTGAGATAACACTAATTCACAAATTGTCCATACTGAACTATaggtacatagctagctaataacaAAATTTCACAAATCTGTCAACAAAAACTTCCTTAAAAATTACAATGCATCATGTGCATCTCAGAACTCAGAAGTAGAGAGGACACCTAAACATCACTGCTGCTCCTCTAATAGGATCAAACTGCAGACTACCTCCACCAGATTGACACTCATATAAATTGTTATATACTCCTATACTTGGGCCAAACCTTTGTTGAATGACAGCATAGTAGCTAGTGCTACCATAACTTCCACGTGGTAAGAAGCCTACTACTTGCTGTAAGCCACATTGATAGGATGAAGTGTAGACCTTGACACCAATTTTAACATAGGCATTTTGTGGTGGACAAGTAAACCTTAAACAGGCTGCTTTAGTGTAGGAATTGTGTGGGCTAGTTGTTTTACGGTCACTCATGACCCAGTTTGTTGTACTTTCTGTTAGTTGAGTAAATAGGACTGCAGTTGAACTAGTACTGTACACAGAATGGCTTTGTACTTTAATATAGCAATCTGAGGGAGATTGTGGTACTTCACTAGCCTCACTCCATTTTGTAAGATCAATAGAAGGCAATGTATTACAATGACGTTTTCCTTGAATGCTGCTGAATGCATTTGGCTGGACTGCAGTGATGTTGTCTGCGTTATCACAAATGATCTTAGATAAACTGGCCTTCCTGATCTCTACCAACTGCTCAGCAGTAAACACTCCGGGGTTCTTATAGTAGAAACGATCGCCATCTCTTAACCCCTTAAATGTGATGGCAAATATACAAGCAAATGTGGGTCCAATCCTTGCACCAGGTAAAGGAGCTTCAGCCAAGCCTCCTACCCACAGATCAATATTGTATTCACTACCATACAGCTCCAATAATTTCCTATGTACTGATTGGTCACTGATGTATCCCCAGAAGTGATACCCAAACTTGGAAGTGCAGTAGTTTCTGAATGCTCCGTATGATGGCAGGCCATGGTCTCTGCCACGATGAATATTGAGAGAAGCAAGGTCCATTCCTGCCATTCCCGGCTTTTCAAACAGTCTATTAGTTAGAACTAAGGACAGAAACGAATCAACCTTTCTGGATTGCTGGCTTAATAGTCCACGAAGAAAGGGATCAGTGCCACCATTGTCAAAGAATGCTTGTGGTTTGAAAAATGCATCGACCAAACGCAGTGGTGGTAGAGATCTTCCATTCTCATCAATGAGGAGAAACTCTGGTTGAATTTGAGAGTGGCCCATGCGAAATGCTGCAGTAGCAAAAGAATTGGGTAGACTACCATCAATATAGGGATTATATCCAGTGTATGGTCCCAATAGGTATCGTGTGTTGGTCACTCCTAATATCTCTGGCAGGTATTCTTGGAAGGTGATCACTTGTGCTTCAGCTCCTACAATCTTTCTTGTCTCTTGATATATCTTTTCATCGTTCCAGCTGGGATTTAGACGTTGAAGTTTCTTGGCTATTCTGTTGTGCTCACGCATGAATATTGTATGCATAACAGTCAAAGCTACTTGCTCATTTACCCTAAAGTCGCCAGCACGGAAACATGGCGTGGAGCCCGGACAATCACCCTGAAGATCTGCAGGAAGTGTGTTTGGCACTTTCCCTTCCTTCAAAAGACCATGGTGAAATGCTCTCAGTTCCTTTTCATCTTCAGGTTGCGATCCATAAACATTTGAAGCATCCACCCAGTGGGTGATTTGGTTGAGTTGTTGGCGTGGTCCGTATCGTACTCCTCCTGTAGGCTTCAAGCAGCTTACACCAGATCTGGTGAAACTAAGACAGTTACCATTTTGAATTGTTCCAACACCAAACTGTGGGTCATTTGATGGTACAGGAATTGGAACACATTCCCTTTTTTGGGTGCAAGTATTGCACTCGATTTCTTCTTCTTCAACAGCAGAGCCTTCCATCAAACTGGCATAATCATGATCAAGAAACTGTCCCCATTGCATCAACATGAGGGTTGCTTGTGGTTGATCAACAATAATATCACGAACCACTTGTAAGCTAATCAGTCTGGGAGAAGGTTTTCCACGGCTAAATGGTTTCTTTAGTATATAGTTTTGGTAAAATCCCACTGGCTGGCAAATTCCATCTTCATATGCAGCATCTAGTAGTCTTCTAAATGGAGTAAAAGCTGCTCCCAAGGTTGGGTGAAATGGATTATTGCAGCTTCCATCAATTGTACGATATTTATCAACACTTGGTGAGCTACAGTTTGGGGTCAGTTGATTACAGTCTGATGCATCATACAGTGCATCCACATCACGGTAAGGCAGTCCTGCCACATCTGAGCCTGTCATTGTACACACTTTGCTCACCATCCATTCCATTGCAACTCGAGAGGTTGCCTGTGCCCGTGCTTTTGGGTATGCCTTCTTGAATAGTCTCCTAAACAATTGACGTGGAGTAGTAACTGGTTGTCCATCTCTAACTGCCACAAGTTCATTTCCACGTGAAATGAGAGTACGAACTAATTCAGTAACCTGATCTATTATCTCTGAAAGAAGTGCAATTATTTTAACAAGTGGTATCATTTACCTCAACTAACCTGTGTTCCCATGGGCTGCAGGCATGGAATAAAACAAAATTGTAGTAAAGAAAAGTACCAGCAGTGCTTGCTGCATGTTAGCCCTTTTAACTGCTGTATAGAGATGTATCCTGTTTAGCTAAATATAATTAACACTAAAATAGTCTTCTGAGCAAAAATTGATTTAGTCACTGCAGTTATAAGGTCTCTACCTGACTATAAAGCTATTGTAGTAATTACTACACTTTATATGAAGAGCTGGGTGTTGTACATGTGCTAGAGGTCATATCATTGGTTGATGTTGAAAGAGGAAATTGATgttgaaaataaaaggaaatctcAAGGGGATTACCCTAACAATACCCCCATTAAACAATACTTATTGACATCAAATAATCCACAGATTCTTCATAATCAATAGCATATGCAAATTCTAAATAAAAGGTTACAGACCACATTAATATTTGTTTAACATGAAATACCCCTTGACTGTTATTAGCAGAGTACATAGTATTACCAAACAACAACTCTTTCTAGCAACTGTTGTGCATCAAACAGCGATACAGAATACAGTGACACGTTCCAATCAACAAATTGTATGAATGTGTTATCTATAGTATAAATGCAGAAGTCTTTAGTCACCACCACAGTGCTGGTTTATATGATTGATTATAAAAGTTTTAAAACACGAGCTAAAGTTGACACCACAGTGCTAGCAAGAGTTAGCCTTCCAATCTTCCCCACTATTTGGTGCTAGCTTGTTACAATAACCGAGTTCACTTGGAAATTGATAGAGAGAGAACACTTGAAGTGCTGACATTGCTTTTTATTCAGGACTTGATAATCATGCAGAATTTGGATATACTGCCATAAATGGAGTGAAACTATAAATAGTTAAAAAGAACAATTTAGTGTATAATACAGGATATTGAAACATAAAAAAATTCTTTGTAATCCGAACTTTGCTCCGCAACAGAAACTAaacaaactttttttttgtcataGTTGAACCCATGAGACTATTCTGAAGTGTCCTAATCTAAATTACTATACATCTACCACCTGAAATCTTATCTTTTAAAAGGGCTCCATGTACTATACTGTTGTTGGCCTAGCCTTGACTGCTGCTATCTATGCACAAGTCAGATCAATCACATCATAAATGTCTGGTCTGATTGTCTACATATTACAGTTTAGCCAAAATGTCTCAAGTGGTACATGTAGAAAGAACGGAATTCTTGAGGCACAGGCACATGCAATCAACAAATCTCTAAGCTGTTTTGGCTGCAAAATGAAATAGCACACTACCATGTATTATGCATGCATTGGTTAGGTGTGTTTTAAACATCATGTTTGATTTTCAGTTGGTGATTGTGCACTTGTCTCTTCTTCATTATCACTGACAGCAGTTTTACTAACATCATCATTCTTGTCAATCTTTCTGAAAGGAATAACCTTCTGAAATGCTTCCTTCCAACTGCCAGTCTGTACAAACCACAGCAGTATCTCAAACactacaacacattacacaatGTATGCAGTAAGGTGAGGAAGGTAAGCAGCTTGTCCATACCGTGGTTGACTGTTAGTACTTTTCTGCCACTAATGGTGACATAATCTGATATTGGCAGCTGAGCATGTTGTATACCAAGTTCTACTGCTTTATCATAACAGTATCTCTGAAATGATAGTACAAATTAAAcctctgtgtgtatgtgcacaCATATGCAGTacatgtgcgtgcatgtgtgatGAGGCAGCACGGCCAAGTGTGTGAAGCATTTTCCAGCAATAGCAAGGCGCAAATAGCAAGGTTCCCAGGGTGCCCTGGTGCTATTATAGTTCACTTAAATTTTACTCACATTGTTTCAGCTCTTCCAGTTATATTAAAGGGTGGACTTGGATGTTCACCGAGGGAGCAAgcccaactgtccatgtctcacatgaTGGGAGGAACTTCAGGTATCCAAATGGTCAATTGTGAGAAATGGTACAGTCTCCTGCAGAGTACTACTCCAGAGGTAGATGCTCCAGCATTTGGCATGGCTGTGTCTATACAGGAGCTAAAGGCCTTACTTTGTGTGCGTGTGGATATGTGCatatagtgtgtagtgtgtgtctatgAATAGTAGTCCATATAGTTAGTAAATGTGCATACATTTTGTTTGTTAATCACTATCCCCAAAAGGGACCCACAAGAAGGCTATATCCAGTATATTAAGGAGTCAGAAGATACTGAAACTGTTCAGTATAGACCAGGTGACTTTATCACCAGATAACTTAAAAATTTACCTAATGAATGGCATTCTCTCTGTATTCAATAAACATTGCATGTGTAGACAACCATGTGTAGCACATACACagtgcatgtacagtacataaagtGTGCAAATCgttgtgcatgtgtatgcatgcaggCTATGCAGGTGGTTTACCTTGTGATGGTTGTGATCTACTAGTCCTCCAATGATGTAAGCCTTGGTAGGGTCCAACTCTATTTAACAACTCATAGGAAATTGTGGCAAAGACAACACACACCTACCATTTAAGATGTTTGGTGACTCTGCAGCTAAAAACACCACATTATCCTTGCCAAATTGATCTATGTAGCTCTTACTAGTGATATTAACCTGATGATAAAGTGAAAATACTATTTCAGGACTTCATGCCACAGCCATATGTGTGAATAGAAATTGTTGTGGGACATAACTTTGAAGGTTTGATTTGCcaatttttacacaaaaatttctaattttaaGGACAAATGGCTAGTAAAGTTTATGGTATACCACATACATTCCAACTCTTATATCCGGACACCAGTTCATCCATCTTTTCTTCACACTTTCCACCAAGACTGGTCAAATAGAACTACAAAAATAACAAGgctaaatattttaaaatatatcCAGGCAACTAACTTGTACTGGTTTCTCAGCTTTCCTGTTCTCTGAATAACATCTTTTACACTGCTTCAGTAACATTTTAATATCCTGAAATTGATCAATTAAAATATAACAGGAGATTGAACGTTACCTTATCTGCCATTAGTTGGTCATAGCCTAAATCAATAGCAATTCTTACACTACTAGCAGAATCATCAGACATTCTTCGTTTCTTAACAATAGGTAGCTGTTCACCTGTGGTAATTAATGTACCAGGTGTAGATTTGTTATCCGCAGGGTAGGGGAATTTGCAACAAGGGTAAGCAAACACCAAATAGTAAGGAACTCAAGTTATTCTTAGGTGTGGGGTACTTGTATAGATTTTTGCAAATCACCACCAATCCCAACCTAACTTTTGTTGATCTAGGGTATGCATTAATAGGTGTATAACGGCATGTCCATACCTTCTGCCTTACGTTTCCTTCTTTTCTCTTTCTCCTTGGCTCTTTGTTCTGCCCTATTAGCTAAATGACATAACGCGCCTGTGGCTTACAAATGATACCTCCATTGAGGACGTTTCTCTTTCATTTTCTCTACCTTAAGCAACCTCTTTCGTTGTTTCTTTGACATTTCAACCACACCAGGTTGGCTGTCTGTAGGGAGTGCAACGGTTGCTACTTCatcactcatttttttctttgtacgccttataaaaatatttttaatattttgtttGGCGCTATAGTACACTCGGGTATTCAAGCATGCGCACTAGCAAGCACATGTTCTTTTACTCTAATTAAAGCCCGGTGGGTGAAGAACAAGGAAGGTACTAAATCGATAGCTTTTGTTGTGATCTCGACCTTGTAGTTCAATAAACGTAGGGTAGAAATATGGAAGGAGACGAAAGAAAAACGTCTAGGCCATCGGTACAAGTGTTCGGTAGGAAAGTAAGCGTAATAACGCCCACTACGCACTTTTACATGTGGGTATTTTAGAAAACGGCTACAGCCGTGGCACATTGTAAGCAAGGTAATGGTCTTATTAAAGTGAACGGGAAACCGTTGCACCTCGTTCAACCGTCTACTCTACGTTACAAGGTAAGGCAGCCAGCTATTAACTAACGCCATGTTGGAAATTGTTTAGTTGGAAGAACCATTGTTACTACTCGGTCGCGAGAGGTTTGAGGGAGTTGACATTCGAGTGAGAGTACGAGGTGGTGGACAAGTGTCTCAAATTT
This window encodes:
- the LOC136237262 gene encoding tRNA methyltransferase 10 homolog A-like; translated protein: MSDEVATVALPTDSQPGVVEMSKKQRKRLLKVEKMKEKRPQWRAEQRAKEKEKRRKRKAEGEQLPIVKKRRMSDDSASSVRIAIDLGYDQLMADKDIKMLLKQCKRCYSENRKAEKPVQFYLTSLGGKCEEKMDELVSGYKSWNVNITSKSYIDQFGKDNVVFLAAESPNILNELDPTKAYIIGGLVDHNHHKRYCYDKAVELGIQHAQLPISDYVTISGRKVLTVNHVFEILLWFVQTGSWKEAFQKVIPFRKIDKNDDVSKTAVSDNEEETSAQSPTENQT
- the LOC136237263 gene encoding small ribosomal subunit protein uS9-like; translated protein: MEGDERKTSRPSVQVFGRKKTATAVAHCKQGNGLIKVNGKPLHLVQPSTLRYKLEEPLLLLGRERFEGVDIRVRVRGGGQVSQIYAIRQAISKSLVAYYQKFVDEASKKEIKDILTQFDRTLLVADPRRCEPKKFGGPGARARYQKSYR
- the LOC136237250 gene encoding eosinophil peroxidase-like — encoded protein: MQQALLVLFFTTILFYSMPAAHGNTEIIDQVTELVRTLISRGNELVAVRDGQPVTTPRQLFRRLFKKAYPKARAQATSRVAMEWMVSKVCTMTGSDVAGLPYRDVDALYDASDCNQLTPNCSSPSVDKYRTIDGSCNNPFHPTLGAAFTPFRRLLDAAYEDGICQPVGFYQNYILKKPFSRGKPSPRLISLQVVRDIIVDQPQATLMLMQWGQFLDHDYASLMEGSAVEEEEIECNTCTQKRECVPIPVPSNDPQFGVGTIQNGNCLSFTRSGVSCLKPTGGVRYGPRQQLNQITHWVDASNVYGSQPEDEKELRAFHHGLLKEGKVPNTLPADLQGDCPGSTPCFRAGDFRVNEQVALTVMHTIFMREHNRIAKKLQRLNPSWNDEKIYQETRKIVGAEAQVITFQEYLPEILGVTNTRYLLGPYTGYNPYIDGSLPNSFATAAFRMGHSQIQPEFLLIDENGRSLPPLRLVDAFFKPQAFFDNGGTDPFLRGLLSQQSRKVDSFLSLVLTNRLFEKPGMAGMDLASLNIHRGRDHGLPSYGAFRNYCTSKFGYHFWGYISDQSVHRKLLELYGSEYNIDLWVGGLAEAPLPGARIGPTFACIFAITFKGLRDGDRFYYKNPGVFTAEQLVEIRKASLSKIICDNADNITAVQPNAFSSIQGKRHCNTLPSIDLTKWSEASEVPQSPSDCYIKVQSHSVYSTSSTAVLFTQLTESTTNWVMSDRKTTSPHNSYTKAACLRFTCPPQNAYVKIGVKVYTSSYQCGLQQVVGFLPRGSYGSTSYYAVIQQRFGPSIGVYNNLYECQSGGGSLQFDPIRGAAVMFRCPLYF